A segment of the Rattus rattus isolate New Zealand chromosome 4, Rrattus_CSIRO_v1, whole genome shotgun sequence genome:
ggcaggccaaccTCTCTCTgagttgaggctggcctggtctacaggacagccaagactacacagaaaaaccctgtcttgaaaaccaaaccaaccaaccactttCATTTTCTTAAGCTCCCACAGGTAGTGTCTGTGATGAAAGCGGTGAACTCTGAGGACAAGAATGGagagtccaggggttggggatttagctcagtggtagagtgtttgcccagcgcaaggccctgggttgggtcccggctccaaaaaaaaaagaaaaaaaaaaaaaaaaaaaaaaaaaaaaaaaaagaatggagagtCCAGGCCCTGCGGTGGCCACAGCCCAAGCTACACCAAGTGTTTGTGAGATCTGTGACTTCCCAGGCAATTAAGTCTAACGTACTATGACATTCTTAAAAGCAATACTTGAATCATCCTGTTTGCTTTCAACATAGTAAACAGCTATAATTGGGCAAGCCGCCTTCCCTGGGCAGGGACCCCTGGAAGGAAACACTAAGACAGAGAACTTCTTTCTCAGTTCCAACAGATCTCCCAAAGGACCGTACACCTTTAAAGGGTAAGTAGCCGAGAAATTTCCAATTTCTCCTGTGGATGCGTCATTCGGAACTTTTAAAATACAGCCTGGGAAGCTTACTCTCCTGGAAATTTGGGGTCTTTGTGACACAGACAAATTAAGAAACCAAGACATGAAGAACAGAAAATGGCAAGTGCCTAGATACGTCCAGAAGACAGTGGGAGCCTGCGGTTAGAGCGGAAGTCATCGTCTAAGATGCATCGAGCTGTGTGCTGGCCCACACCGAGACCCCTCAAGAGACCAAGGCAGGAGAGGATTGTATCGAAAGCGCAGAGAAATTGGCACttactccttttctcctttttcttaaattttccttttttctttccatggTCTTTCTCATCATCTGACACGATATCAGGAGGCTCGTGGAGGATGTCATGGGGAGGCGAAGGCTCACCCGTCCGGTACAATCCAGGAAATTTTGTAGGGCTGATCTCCTCGGAGCTGGGGGTCCGGGTCAGCCCGCTGCCGTGCTCGGCCCTGCGGTGTTCACTAGGGCTGCTGGTGGGGGGCAGGAAGCACTCGGTCATGCTGAAGccctgaggaggaagggaagtggtCTTCTGTTACCTATCCATTACACCTGCAGGGAAGAGAACACCTGCAGTCAGCACACATGATCAGAGGCAAAACCATCATCAACGCTCAGCAACGAACCCTGCATTCATTCACAGACAATCCACCCACCCCACGTGACCTTACTATCACAAGTTACACTCCAGGAATACATACTTCAGTCCTCAGGAGCCTGAAGCAAGCACTGGGCCTCACGCACTGGGCCTCACGCACTGGGCCTCACGCACTGGGcaggcacaccagaagaaaaTCAGGAGTCTCAAGGGAGATAcaagcacctgtaatcccagcatcagaCTGactgcaagtctgaggccaacctgagcaacATAACACGCttcaggctatcctgggctacagaatgagatccaGTCCCAAACAAAACGATAATGAGtcccttttaaaaagaactcaatcactgggtgtggtggtggtgccttcaatcccagcactcaggaggatgaggagttaggtctgtgtgagtttgaggccagcatggtctaagATAGACAGAttgacagacagataatagatcaGATAGActgataatagataatagataacagattatatagataatagatacagaaatagataatgatagataggtttgtatgtatgatatatttttttctaggacatccagggttatgtagagagacccttgtctttaaaaatatagataaaataaataaattaaaaaactcatCAATATAAAGGCCTCACTCTAAGTTAAAGTgagatataaagatataaatctggggctggagagatggctcagtggttaagagcactgactgctcttccagaggtcctgagttcaaatcccagcaaccactacatgggggctcacaaccatctgtaatgagatctgatgccctcttctggtgtgtctgaaggcagctacagtgtactcatatataataaaataaaatcttttaaaaaaaaaaaagatataaatctTAGTATCTGTAAACTGTGCTCCAAAGCAGCCCTTAATAACAAATTACAAAGGTTGTTAAGTATACAACAACAATTTATATATATCACaactttatatttacaatggcTAAGATGATGTTTAATGGCTCACATAATAGCAGCTCACAGACTGCAATTTTATGTCTTGCGTAATTAGACGGTTCCCATGGCGGGAATCGTGAATCTGATCTGTGCAGCAGTTACACTGAAACAAAGGAGCCTCATTCAACCAACCCTAAACAGGAAGTGGTCTCACCTCAACAGACCAGCATCAAGGTTTAAAttagtcttttcttttccttacatgGACAATACACAAGCTACCATGTTCAAAAGCTACTCAGAGATGCACACGTGTAACCCCAACCCTCAGAAATCAGAGACAAGGAGAGTCCACAGTTAAGTCAGTCCAGGATGCACAGGGACACACTGTCCctaaacacaaacataaaataaattctttgtagcttctgctggcctggaatttgttatgtagatcaggctggccctgcaatcacagaggtcttcctgcctctgcctgctgagtgctggaattaaagttatcACCGTGCCtagtgctttctttcattttgtttttaaagaccaagtttcatgtagcccaggctggcctcaaactctttatGTGGCCAAAGATAACCctaaacttctaatcctcctgcctgtacctccttagtgctaggattatagtcCTGTGCCACCATATCCAGAGATATTTTATGGTACAGAAATTAGATCTTAATAAagcttatcaaaggaaaaaaaagaagtcaatcaTGAGCAACCCTTCCTCCAGGACTCTTTGAATGTCTACGTAATAAACTATTATCTGTTCCCAAGAGTACTGCTGGCAAAATGAGGAAGCCACAAACCATGCTTAGCTTTCAATTCCAActcagaaaagggggtggggggtcccCCAGGCTTTGGGAATAACTAACAAACAGCATGCCCAGTGGGAAAATAAGTGGTGTTCTACTTACAAACCAAACACCCAAGGACCAGAGAGCTTAGGTGACTTCCCTAAATCACCCAGCTAGATGACAGACATTCTGACCACAGCATGCCCTCAGGGATACGCAACAAAAGTAActgtgagagacaaagacactaaAGGGAGCACCACCAGCTTAGGAGCAGGCGAGGACAACACAGCAGCTGGCAGGTAAAGCACAAGGTGGGCAGGGTATGGCAGGATAGAGGAACTCCACGTCAACTGATTAAAGCCAGAGCTTAGAGGCACAAATGTGCAGCCTAAGGACAGGAAGGCCTGGAGATAAGGACAATTTGGTTCTAgttgttgtttgatttgtttgtttgtttatttgatgtacagagtacatgcatgtgcatgaagtGCATGCAgtccccatggaggccagaagagggcatcagatcccttggaagtgGAGTTCCGGCAACTATGACTTACCCAGTGTGGTTGCtagaaaccaaacctgggttgtttgcaagagcagcaagagctctcaagccctgagccatctccagtgcCCTGCCAGATTTGGGCATTCAAAACTCCATGCTCCTGCATGGTAAAGTCACTCCTACATTGACATATGATCCTGCttatcttatttttaagtttccatgctgagggggtggggatttagctcagtggtagagcgcttgcctagcaagcgcaaggccctgggttcagtccccagctctgaaaaaaaagaaaaaaaaaaaaaaaagtttccatgcTGAACTGACAAAATAAAGTTCCCAGTAACTCTGACATGAAATGGCATGGCAGCTCATACGTGACAGAATGAGTTCTCTCCAGGGAGAACTGAACTCACAATCGTCAGACAAATGTTTAAGAACAAAAACCTTTCAAGTAGTGTCTCTGCTCATGTACAGTTAATCAGCACAAAAGACAAGAACTGCCCACCCATACAAAAAGACACAGAACAGATTACTAACTTTAAATCTCCTGTAATTAGCTTTCAAAAGCAAACATACTGGTTCACTAAACATTAGTCAAATATCAAAAATCTTATTCTAGAAAATCAACAATTAGGCCCGATAGTaccgcctttagtcccagcactttggtggtagaaacaggaggatctctgagttcaaggccacccaggtctatagagaaagttccaggacagccagggctgctcaGTCAATTACAAAGTCAACTGATTCAGTGTTTTATAAATGTCCATTATACAAATACACTAGAAGCAGCTTTAGCTCTTTAAacattcctctgtatttgtgtgtgtgtgtgtgtgtgtgtgtgtgtgtggagagagagagagagagagcgagagagagcgagagagagagcgagagagagagcgagagagagcgagagcgagagcgagagagagcgctCGCAAGCAGGCCAGAGACATCAGATACCCTAGAACTAGAATTCTAAGCAGCCATGAGGCCCCTAAGGCCAGTGTCAAGaactaaattcaggtcctctgaagagcattaagtctcttaaccactgagccatccctcctgctcacccttaaccactgagccatccctcctgctcacccttaaccactgagccatccctcctgctcacccttaaccactgagccatccctcctgctCACCCTTAACCACTCCCTCCTGctcacccttaaccactgagccatccctcctgctcacccttaaccactgagccatccctcctgctcacccttaaccactgagccatccctcctgctCANNNNNNNNNNNNNNNNNNNNNNNNNNNNNNNNNNNNNNNNNNNNNNNNNNNNNNNNNNNNNNNNNNNNNNGTGCTCACACACGGAGAGGAATTAAGATTCACCTAATAGTTGTCCAAGAGTACACACTTGGGCCCCACCACAAAGAAACATAGATCAAAGCTGACATGGCCCAAGGTATTGAATGAACCCTGACTCACCAGTGCTTGCCCAGTGAGTATTTTACACACTTCACTATATCCCTAGGACCAGAGCCATAGCCACTAAGGGAGTGGAAAGATGTGGTGTGCAATTACAGCCAATGGCATCCTCACTGTCAAGCCAAGTAGCTGCAGGGAAGCCTCCCCAGACTGCTGGGCCGGGCCAAGATCCAGCAAGGAAGGCTTCCTCAGGGAAAACTGTTCCCAAGAGTATTACAGCTCACTAAGACGGATGTGCTCGGATGATTCTTGGTGAAATAGCTCATGCACTTTTTCCCTTGTGGACAGAGGCCTGTTCCACATTCCAGGAATGGACTGGGATACAGGGGTAGATGCCTCTGTTTGGCTCAGTCTTCAGAGGTTAGGATGCTTTATATGCATGGGGGAGGGCCTCAGGTGCTGTCCCTAAGTGACGTGATCCTTCTAGTGGAATGTTTTCGTCACTTGTTCTGAAACCAGTAGGCCCTGGCCTGAATTGGAACTAATGCCTAGAGTTCGCAATTATGAGAATTCcgaggtttttgggtttttttttttaactaacttCATTGCCCGGTCTTCTGTCTAGTGTCAACCCCCACTGCCCCACACAACACAAACCAAAGCATCTAGTCAATACTTGGGGTAGTGAACTGAAGAGAAGGCCCTCAAAAGAAGACCCACAAAGGTAGACACTTCAACAAGTGCTCAGCATCCTCACCATCCCGGAagggaattaaaggtgtttggGGGTGACAGGTCCCCCCTCCACCATGACTGGTAACAAGGAAACCAGGGCCAACAAATGACAGGCAGGACAGGGAGAATCATGGATGCTCACACACTGATGGTGGGAAGTGAGACCGGGGAAGTGACCCTGGATGCCAGCATGAAAGTTCCTCAGAACAAGGAAAAGGGGACTCCTGCCTGATCCATCAATGTAGGGCAGGGATCCTCAGACATCCAGGCTCATGGTTGCCCTGTTCACTATGGCTCAGAAGGGAACCGACAGGATGAGTGCAAACATGTGGGAGGGGATGAGAAATCAGCAACACTGTCACATCATTACATGTGAAGGAAATTGAGATAAGCAGGATGTGTGTGACATGGAGATCAagatgctaagtgaaataagccagtctCAGGAACagaaatgcgtgtgtgtgtgtgtgtgtgtgtgtgtgtgtgtgtgtgtgaatgcctgagAATGTCTTGCTCAACTGTTTGTGTGCCTTTGTGTTTCAGTCTTAAAACAGGAAATGTAAGAGTGGACCAGTTCTGAGAGGGGAACACAGGTATTGTGGGCGAGAAGAGGAGGCACCGTATGTAATGTGTATGACACAACATCGGAGTGAGGAAATAGCTGGGCTTGCAAGGAAACCCATTATGAGGTTCAGGAAAGTGAACAGGCCACTGGGAAGAGGATGGAACTATGGTGTAATCCATGCATAGGTACACACAaacttgcatgcacacacgcaaacacaagTGGCACATTTCGTTCAATTGGTTttcaaaaaaaaccctaaaatacaacataattttaaaaaaatcccagggCTAAACGAGAGCAAGGATATAATGAGCATAGGTATGTTAGCCTAAAGACCCATACAACATCCCAAGATTCCTCAAAAGTAAAAGGCTTACTGAGTAGCAAACAATGTAAAGTAAAATATGCAAACACGGCAAAGCCTGAGGCAGAGACAACAGAACTGACTAAAATCTCCAAGGCCAGCCAGGCTAATATATGACCCAACAATATTAATGGGGACTGTAGAGCagcagggtggaaggagagagctcacCATCAAACACTTTCCTCTAACCATGACCTTTACTGTGCGTGCCCAGCACACcaacgcacatacacacatgaagaaatgcacgtgtgcacacacatgtacacagaacCACAGCCACACAAGCAAAGGTAATTAAAGAGTAAAAGCCATAATCAAATTCATACTGATCAGACATGCTAGTGCTCATGAAGGGGTGGTGTGTTAGACAGGGAAAGGTGACCGGTGTGGGGGATGAGAGTTCCTACAGGCACAGCTACAAGTTTTGAAAATCTCCTGGAATCATGTTTGCAATTCGTGAGATAATCATACCAATAGCTGTTGAATTCTTAGCATATGTTAAAAAGTTCCCAAGTTTTACTCTACAAATCCCTGCGTTGTATGGGACAAAAAGTTTAATAAAATCGTTAATCCTCCTTCTCAGCTCTGTGTGGAGCACTCCTTAGGTTGGACGCCCTCGCCTCCGGCTTTTAGCAGAGGTATCTGGAGCCCCCTCCGACAGCCTCTATCCCACGAGGCAGGAAGACAGTACAAGCTAGGAAGAACCTTGGAACCCTCCAGgacccaggaagcagaagggcAGCACACCAGCAAAGCTGCAGAACAGAACATGGGAAGCGCAAAGTTAGCCAAGAAGAGAGCTGGTCAGGGAGAGGAGAAGTTTCTCCAACCCCGACCCGAAGGAACATCATGGGCTGTAGAATTTCTCCCGGGCAGAAGGAGGGACATGAGCCCATCACACAGTGGAAAGGAACTGTGCTGGATCAGGTGGCTGTAAAGACCTCTCTCCACCTGCTGAAATGCGATGGCATTGACTGTGTCTGTGGACTAGAAGTTAACAAAGACAAGAGGGTACTGTGCCTTAAAATTCCTTCTGACAGGGTAGCATCATCCCAAGTCACTGACACCAGCCTTCTTGATGCCATCATTGGCAAAGCAGTGGAACATGTATTTGAGGGTGAGCATGGCGATGAGGGTGATTGGAGGGGCATGGTCCTGGGCCAAACTCCTATCTTGGATGCCAGCTTTTATATAACCTATGAGAAAGATCCTGTGCTGTACATGTACCAGCTTCTAGAAGACTATAAAGAGGGCGACCTCTGGAATTTGGCAGGGTGCAAAAAGCCGCCTCATGTAGTCATCAACCTTGTGCGGATGGATGCCCTTATACGCAAACACGTGGGGTACACCGACGACGATGCCTCCAAGAGAACTGGCATGGTCATACACCAGGCTGAAGCCGAGCCCAGTGTGTACTTAGTTAAGTTTGAAGATATTGTCTGTGACTTGGCAAAACACTTCCAAGCATTTCACAAAGCGTCAAACAGCTGTATAAATAAAGTTAAAGTTGtaatttctttggaaataaagTTGAAATTGTATTTGCTAAGAAAtacattcattaattaattatagAAATAAGAAAGTAGAGCATTTCATTAAATGTGGGAAATCGAACAGTAATCAAACTAGGACCCGGGTCCTGTGGGTATAACTGGGTGTCTCAACTCTGCAGCCTGCTCCATGGATTGCATCTGGACCCCTAAGCCCGGTGCGGGGAGTTCTGACTAGCAGGAGAGCTGCCAGTTCATCTGTttcccttctctggcttcctggaaTCCTACAAAGTCAATGGCTCGCCCTTAAGAACACAGCAGCTTGGGCGGTGCGGCTGGTACAGGCCTTAGCTTAGgtccagcagtcaggaagcagaggcaggtgaaactctgagagtttgagggcagcctggtctacagagggagttccaagacagccaggactacacagagaatccctgtctcaaaacaaaacaaccagtcAGCCCTCTGAGGGGTTAGGGAGAGGGTATAGGTCCCTAAGGATATGTCCATAGGGTCACCTGACTCAGGCTGCTCTCCTGAGCTgctgaggaaatgaaggaaagtCACATTGAAAGTGAAGCTGGGAACAGCTGGGAACTCTAAGTGTGCCTGTGGCTACCAGGAATCTCAGGCTGTTTAATTGGTACAGCACAGGGGAAGGGGTTAGCTAGCCTGGGTGGGAGGTGTCTGTCCATGATCAGTGTCAGGCTGTAAACACCAGGGGGAGAAAGCACACTGGCTAGAACTTGCACGCACTGATCAGTCATTCAGCCACACTCATGACTGGACTCCAGAGCAAAGCTGTGCTCTTCACCCGGGCACATAAGAGGAACGTCCTTGCCAATTTAGGATGAGACACCCGGTCTCTGAGTCCTAGTTAAGCCAAGTGCATGTCAAAATAGACTGCAACAGGACCTCCCCCATTCAATTTTCTCCTGGTCCCTGCAGGTTAGGGACCATTTCACTGACAGGAGTGAGGACAGTCAGGGCCTCTCTCTGCCTAGGGCTCTCTGTAGCAGGCAGGTCAGAGTCATGGCTTCTCTCAGGCTATGCCACACACATCCCCTCCACCTAGTGAGCACTGAGTTCCACTGCAATCCACCAGGCCCTCACGTCTGCCTCAAATAGGTCCTGAGAGCTACAAGGGACAGCCAGCTGCTTCTGAAACCTGAGTTCCCACCTCTGGTGACATGTCACCTGGTCCTAGTCCTGCTCTTTCCATTTGTATGGTGACCATTGACCGCGTGTGCTGGTCCATTTGCCAACAACACAAGCAGGAGATATCTGAAAGGAGGCAAGTGTGATTGAGAGAATGCCTGCATCACATAGCCTACAGGAATGATGTGGTGTCTTCCTCAGTGACAGGTATGGGAGGATCATAGCCCTCTGGAGGATCCGCCACTACTGGGCAGCATGTCCTGAGAAGGACAGTCAGGTTAGCAAGACAGGCAGCAGCCCTCCTCTGAAGGCTCTctttcacttcctgcctccaggttcctgccctgatggagttcctgccttgacttctcttcaAAGACGGCCAAGGATCAGGTCACATGAGCCTCATGCAGCTTGTGTGCCCtgcgttgcttttggtcatagtgtctgccACATCGATGCAAAGTAGCCTACGACACACTTGTATATTGTACACTGGTCCTCACCAGGCAGTGgatgttccaggacagagaatgaagaaggaagggaggctgaTAGGCCCGCCCCCTTGCAGAAAGGGGATTGGTGGACAGCACTCTGGGGGATGGGCAAACCCTAACTGCCACAAACTGTTGTTTAACTTACATTAACTAGCCCAGAGCCCGAGATGAGGTATTCAGATACTCTGCCTTTATCTCTACATGACATTTCTCACTTTGAGGCAGGGTGGACTCAAGacctctgtgtaaccctggtatCCTCGAACTCCCTCATAAGACAAGGCTAGcagtgaactcagagatccacctgcctctgcctcccgggtgctgggattaaatgtgcgCACCTCCCCCCACAAGGCTTCCTCATGGCGTTTCTCACAGTTCAACCTCCAAATGTGGAGAACGCAGTGACCACCCCCAGGAGCCAGgcacagggaaggcaggagaTGGGAAGCTGGCCTGAAGCCTAAGGGAACAAAGTTTCAGGTGGGCAGGAGGAATCGTCTCAGACACTCTACACAGCAGGATGATGGTCGGCCTGAAGCGATCTCCTAAGATGTGCAGAGCAACTGCCGGCTTCCTTTGCCCGTGGGATCTTAGTAGACAGCGTGGAGACCCCTAACCCCCGGGATttgaggaagtgggagggaatgAGCCAAGTTTGGATTCTTCCCAGAGTTAAGTCCTAATGTCTCCATAGTCTGTGCCCAGGCCCCAGCCTGTTGGCCTCCACAGTTGAACAGTATTAAGGGGCAGTATTGAGGCTGCAGTTGACCTGGCCAGTGGTGCAGGTTCTGTACTGGATAAAAGTCACCGAGAATGCCTTGGGAAAGAATAACAAGGTGACCTGAGgaagcagatctcagagttttctttccctttccagaAGGCTCTCTGCAAAACTGAAACAGTCTGGACACGGTCCTgtctcctattttcttttttaatataaggaaaacaaagTAGACAGAATACTCAAACTTCACTAAGAGCCTAGACAGAGGGAGAGTTATGCCAGGTGTCACCACGTCAGTCGAGGCATGCAGGGGACAGAACACCAGGCCTTTGGCCTCACCTCTAGAAAGAGCTGCTGTCAGGTCTGGTGTAAGCTGCTGGCTTGGGTGTACCGTTCTGCCACCCAGAATGACAGCTGTGAGTGAGACTTTTCTAGTGTCCAAGGGTTTACTTGCTGCACAGCTCCATGCCTCTGAGAATGTGACACCAGTGTCCAAGCAGGACAGACCTGGCCGAATGGGACAGCTCCCACTTTCTGCTTATGGGAGGCCGCATGCAAGCACAGACCTAGGACAGTCACAGTCACCAGAGGATTGTGGGAACAAAGGGCAGTCCTGGGGACAGCAGGGTGAAGATACAGCTGAGTGCAAGGAAGGTCTCAAGGACATGTCCTGTGGTTAGGAAATTGATCCTGGCACCTTGCCAGTCTTTAATGAAACTAAAATTCTGTCTAGGTAGGCCCTCCCCAAGTCTCCAGAACTGCTGTTCCCCTCATTCCATACATGGGCCATAAAAACCCAGCCTTCACTGACAGAGGCTGACATCAGACCCTGAAGAAGTGTGCACCTCAGAAGGATGCATGGGGGAGGTGATGCAGGTGGTGCCCTAGGTCTGCTGTGTCtgtaggaggagggaggagtttcTCAAGGAATGATAGGAATGTGGGGATTGCTTAAATTGGCTTCTGCCTCCAAAGAACAACTTGGTGAGGATCTGTCACCTCTGATGAGGCATAGGTGCCCCATCATGAGTTCCACTGTCAGCTTCTCCCTCAGGAGGACAGTTAACCGTCAAAGGCAGGATGCTCCCCACtttggaagaagagggaaggaaaggctttCCACATCCTCTGAGGCTCCTCCTGCAATTTTCTAAGAATGCTTCTCATACAGAGAGGGCAGTGCCCTGAAGGTAGGAGAAAGCACTGAGCTACGATGAGATCTCAAGTTAACCATACATTgaccacattcattcattcattcattcattcactcactccctctctctctcatgcctccatccctccctccctcagtgaaGAAAACATTATGCCTAGAATGTCTCCAGTATCTCCCGCTCATGAACCTGGTATCCACTGTCACTAAGTTTGCTGTTCGAGCCTCCTATAGCAGGATGGTTTGGATTCAGGTCTCTGAGCTCAATGCCCTATTTCCTGGCAGTAACAGAAACGTTGCCCGCCTGCTGCCTCCCCAAGCACCAGCCCAGGCTGCACTATGCAGAGCTCTTCTGCACTTTGCTGCTCACaggtcctttctttcctctgcctgGGATCCCCGTCCTGCAGCTGTGCATTGTTTCTCTTTATCAAATCCAACATCCAGATGATCCTGCTTGAGTGATCCATAGACTTCTTAAATCCCCTGGGCTCCGCTGCTCTCTAGAAACACCCTGGAGGAATTCCTAAGTGAGGCTTCCTTCACCCATCACTGGGCACCTCGGAGGCTGGAAAAGCTGGCAGGCCTCAGCAAAGCAGCCCAGGCTTGTCCTGCAGATTACCCTCTCTAGACATGAGGAGCTTCCATGTGTCCAGCAAGGGCAGAATGGTAGGGCCTCCTTGTGTACACCCAGAAAGATACCCAGGTCAAGGATTCCACCGTGCTTAGGGCGTGAGCACAAGAGTAGTGAGATCAGTTCCTGGGAATCCTTTTACATGGGTCCAGGTTGAGCCGCCATAGAAGACTTCATAGAGAAACTTCAGAAAGAAGGGCTGGGTTACAGAATGAAGATGAGGGGAGGAATCCTGCACTAAAATGCTatctcccagagctggggagggatGACATGGGAGTAGATGTGTGTTTAGGGCTGAGCTGGGCATGTGGTCCTCTACATTTTAGTATGGACAGAGATACCCTGACATATACCCTGGCTTTTAAAAGTGTTCTCCATGAAGAGCTCAGGGACATATATCCTGCAGCTTCCCAGGGAGGCCAGGCAAGTGTTTTGATGAGTAATTTACAAATTAAGGAGTGCAGGTTCAATTCAGTAGCTTGATGGAGGTCACACAACAAATGAGGTCTCTGGGTCTCTTCATTCTGCAGCCTGCTGCCCCCTTTGATGACCTGGATCAATTATTCCTCCCACTGCATCTCCCCAATGCTTTTACATAGCTCACACTGCACGCTGTCCCTAGACAAATATCTATTATGTTAATGTCAACTGCAATTAGGAGGatacttataatttataataaatttaacaTGACTTGACATATTTCAATCAGTTATGATAAGTATATGATATTCCTAGGGTGTAAGCCTGGGAACATTGCCATTTAAAAGAGGAACTAtaattttctctctctggagtctgacttgtGCACAGTAGAATTCGGTTTGTCTGTGGTAGGTTAGTTTGGCAGACTCAGG
Coding sequences within it:
- the LOC116898590 gene encoding LOW QUALITY PROTEIN: spindlin-2-like (The sequence of the model RefSeq protein was modified relative to this genomic sequence to represent the inferred CDS: inserted 1 base in 1 codon); translation: MGSAKLAKKRAGQGEEKXSPTPTRRNIMGCRISPGQKEGHEPITQWKGTVLDQVAVKTSLHLLKCDGIDCVCGLEVNKDKRVLCLKIPSDRVASSQVTDTSLLDAIIGKAVEHVFEGEHGDEGDWRGMVLGQTPILDASFYITYEKDPVLYMYQLLEDYKEGDLWNLAGCKKPPHVVINLVRMDALIRKHVGYTDDDASKRTGMVIHQAEAEPSVYLVKFEDIVCDLAKHFQAFHKASNSLTETLPACCLPKHQPRLHYAELFCTLLLTEEEQPCALISESFLPTVPPTAWLYDSVRTSSGALKGIEGF